One Paraburkholderia kururiensis DNA window includes the following coding sequences:
- a CDS encoding putative bifunctional diguanylate cyclase/phosphodiesterase, with amino-acid sequence MTSRPVHRAWTLRCRRAVERCARLFAVPAENPELIRSQSAALSTQIPLLYFILVTNSVALALTHLHSAPAWMTVWTPGALCGFCIVRLVWWRRIRHIEVDTATHLRRLRLTLRLVPVLGVLFTAWGFNLYRYGDAYAQAHVAFYMAITVIGCIFCLMHLRGAALMLAAIVILPFAVFFSLTGNLVFMLMAANLLLVWVAMIFVLLVHYRDFARLVESTVTLRLRQAETQRLSDENFRLANLDSLTGLPNRRAFLAHVDSMAAHASGHHAARARGTRSIVIGLIDLDDFKLVNDAYGHSTGDRVLAEVGRRLLDISTNPVFFARLGGDEFGMLLRENLSTDELMARGRALCRLLQQPYELGELTLRLTASVGFAASPDGPLERPELLFEQADHALYYAKQNARGEPVIFSHAHESERRRMGLIEQALAHADLVRELSVAFQPIVELPSHRILGFEALARWTHERLGQVPPAEFIACAERSNRILQVSEVLLKKALAEARRWPDDTWVSFNLSARDIGSPEATQRIADIVLASGVPPHRIEMEITETALVSDFDVASESLRLLKELGVRIALDDFGTGFSSLTYVQRLPLDKIKIDRSFVSDIVHNATGQSVVKSIVDLCRNLDLDCVVEGAEDEEQVGILHELGCRKMQGYLFGRPMAGDAACALLSRETTIQAA; translated from the coding sequence ATGACAAGTCGTCCGGTTCATCGCGCATGGACACTCCGCTGCAGGCGCGCCGTCGAAAGATGCGCGAGGCTGTTCGCGGTACCGGCGGAGAATCCCGAGCTCATTCGCTCGCAATCCGCTGCGCTTTCCACGCAGATTCCTCTGCTGTATTTCATCCTCGTCACCAACAGCGTGGCGCTCGCACTCACGCATCTGCACTCGGCGCCCGCGTGGATGACGGTCTGGACGCCCGGTGCCCTGTGCGGCTTTTGCATCGTGCGCCTCGTCTGGTGGCGTCGCATTCGCCATATCGAAGTGGATACGGCCACGCACCTGAGGCGGTTGCGCCTCACGCTGCGCCTCGTGCCCGTGCTCGGCGTGCTGTTCACCGCCTGGGGCTTCAACCTCTACCGGTACGGCGACGCCTACGCCCAGGCGCACGTGGCGTTCTACATGGCGATCACGGTGATCGGCTGCATCTTCTGCCTCATGCACCTGCGCGGCGCCGCGCTCATGCTGGCTGCCATCGTGATCCTGCCGTTCGCGGTGTTCTTCTCGCTCACGGGCAACCTGGTGTTCATGCTGATGGCGGCGAACCTGCTGCTCGTGTGGGTCGCGATGATTTTCGTGCTGCTCGTGCACTACCGCGACTTCGCGCGGCTCGTGGAATCCACCGTGACGCTCAGGCTGCGCCAGGCCGAAACGCAGCGCCTGAGCGACGAGAATTTCCGGCTCGCGAATCTCGACTCGCTCACGGGGCTGCCGAACCGGCGGGCGTTTCTTGCACACGTCGACAGCATGGCGGCGCATGCGAGCGGCCATCACGCAGCCCGCGCGCGGGGCACGCGCTCCATCGTGATCGGGCTCATCGATCTGGACGACTTCAAGCTGGTCAACGACGCCTACGGTCACAGCACCGGCGACCGCGTGCTCGCCGAAGTGGGCCGCCGCTTGCTGGACATCAGCACGAACCCGGTGTTCTTCGCGCGGCTCGGCGGCGACGAATTCGGCATGCTGCTGCGCGAAAATCTCTCTACAGACGAATTGATGGCCCGTGGCCGCGCCCTCTGCCGGCTGCTTCAACAACCGTACGAACTGGGCGAGCTCACGCTGCGGCTCACGGCATCGGTGGGCTTTGCGGCGTCGCCGGACGGCCCTCTCGAGCGCCCCGAACTGCTCTTCGAGCAGGCCGACCACGCGCTCTACTACGCCAAGCAGAACGCGCGCGGTGAACCGGTCATCTTCTCGCACGCGCACGAAAGCGAGCGGCGCCGCATGGGGCTCATCGAACAGGCGCTCGCGCACGCCGACCTCGTGCGCGAACTTTCGGTGGCGTTCCAGCCTATCGTCGAGTTGCCGAGCCATCGCATTCTGGGCTTCGAAGCGCTGGCGCGCTGGACCCACGAACGGCTCGGCCAGGTGCCGCCCGCCGAATTCATTGCGTGCGCGGAGCGCTCGAACCGCATCCTGCAGGTGAGCGAAGTGCTGCTGAAGAAGGCGTTGGCCGAAGCGCGGCGCTGGCCCGACGACACCTGGGTGTCGTTCAACCTGTCCGCGCGCGACATCGGTTCGCCGGAAGCGACGCAACGCATCGCCGACATCGTGCTCGCGAGCGGCGTGCCGCCTCACCGCATCGAGATGGAGATTACCGAAACGGCGCTGGTGAGCGACTTCGACGTGGCGAGCGAATCGCTGCGGCTGCTCAAGGAACTAGGCGTGCGCATTGCGCTCGACGACTTCGGCACGGGCTTCTCGAGCCTCACCTACGTGCAGCGGCTGCCGCTCGACAAGATCAAGATCGACCGCAGCTTCGTGAGCGACATCGTGCACAACGCGACGGGGCAAAGCGTGGTGAAGTCCATCGTGGACCTGTGCCGCAACCTCGATCTGGACTGCGTGGTGGAAGGCGCCGAAGACGAGGAGCAGGTGGGCATTCTGCACGAGCTGGGGTGCCGCAAGATGCAAGGCTATCTGTTCGGCAGGCCGATGGCGGGCGACGCGGCCTGCGCGCTGCTCAGCCGGGAGACGACGATTCAGGCGGCGTGA
- a CDS encoding RidA family protein: protein MTDTTRFWMVKGAPTPVGPFSHATESDGWIFVTGQMPTSPDDDNAPLPDGVVAQTRRVMDNLVIVLEGLGLGLEHVVSARIFLTEFKRDYATMNATYASYFPKGRLPARTCIGVTGLARDALVEIDFIARRPG from the coding sequence ATGACAGATACGACGCGGTTCTGGATGGTGAAGGGCGCCCCGACGCCCGTTGGCCCTTTCTCTCATGCGACGGAAAGCGACGGCTGGATATTCGTCACGGGCCAGATGCCCACTTCGCCCGACGACGACAACGCGCCGTTGCCCGACGGCGTCGTGGCGCAGACGCGGCGTGTCATGGACAATCTCGTCATCGTGCTCGAAGGGCTGGGGCTCGGCCTCGAACACGTGGTGTCGGCCCGCATCTTCCTGACCGAGTTCAAGCGCGACTACGCCACCATGAACGCGACTTACGCCAGCTATTTTCCGAAAGGGCGATTGCCGGCGCGGACGTGCATCGGCGTGACGGGTCTCGCGCGCGATGCGCTGGTCGAGATCGACTTCATCGCACGCCGGCCGGGGTGA
- a CDS encoding SAM-dependent methyltransferase — MEKTTPLSGAGQDRLISHGPGEEASFEAVLESARSRLRAAPALPGVTLDQQLALLDELAGFELGRFLLVNRGLNAWWTHQLVTYDPSAARADSLTDLERRVFEALPATLATRQRFGIFRAQLQKRLAPGMALASVPCGLMGELLLLDYTGLEDVTLTGIDLDQQALDAARQLAETRGLGERVTLRREDAWALSLENAVDVLTSNGLNIYEPDDARVVALYRSFFQALKPGGTLVTSFLTPAPTMSPDSPWDMTKTQPALLQLQYLLFVRMIDAKWSAYRTHTQTAQQLEEAGFTNVEFIDDDARMFPTIIARKPA, encoded by the coding sequence ATGGAAAAAACCACCCCGCTTTCAGGCGCCGGGCAAGACCGGCTGATCTCTCACGGGCCCGGCGAAGAAGCGAGCTTCGAGGCGGTGCTGGAATCGGCAAGGTCGCGTTTGCGCGCAGCGCCTGCCCTCCCGGGCGTCACGCTCGACCAGCAACTCGCGTTGCTCGACGAACTCGCCGGCTTCGAACTGGGCCGCTTTCTGCTGGTGAATCGCGGGCTCAATGCGTGGTGGACGCATCAGCTCGTCACCTACGATCCGTCTGCGGCACGCGCGGACTCTCTCACCGACCTGGAGCGCCGCGTGTTCGAGGCATTGCCGGCCACGCTCGCCACGCGCCAGCGCTTCGGCATCTTCCGCGCGCAGTTGCAAAAGCGGCTTGCACCCGGCATGGCCCTGGCATCGGTGCCGTGCGGGTTGATGGGCGAACTGTTGCTGCTCGATTACACGGGGCTCGAAGACGTCACGTTGACGGGCATCGATCTGGATCAGCAGGCGCTCGATGCCGCGCGGCAACTCGCTGAAACGCGCGGGCTGGGCGAGCGCGTAACGCTGCGCCGCGAAGACGCCTGGGCGCTGTCGCTCGAAAACGCCGTGGACGTGCTGACCAGCAACGGCCTGAACATCTACGAGCCGGACGACGCGCGCGTCGTCGCGCTGTACCGCTCGTTCTTCCAGGCGCTGAAGCCTGGCGGCACGCTCGTTACGAGCTTTCTCACGCCCGCACCCACGATGTCCCCCGACTCGCCCTGGGACATGACGAAGACGCAGCCCGCCCTGCTTCAGCTGCAATACCTGTTGTTCGTGCGGATGATCGATGCGAAGTGGAGCGCGTATCGCACGCATACGCAAACGGCGCAGCAACTCGAAGAAGCGGGCTTTACGAACGTCGAATTCATCGACGACGATGCGCGGATGTTCCCCACTATTATCGCGCGAAAACCGGCTTGA
- the shiA gene encoding shikimate transporter, whose amino-acid sequence MHSAVDSSRLAYGDTTRSEARRAALGSFVGAVVDWYDFLLYGIVAALVFNSAFFPNVSPTMGTLAAFATFGVGFLFRPLGGIVFGHFGDRLGRKRMLVLTVMMMGLSTMLIGFLPTFASIGWWAPVLLVTLRAIQGFAVGGEWGGAALMAVESAPAKKKAFYSSGVQVGYGVGLVLATGFVSLLSHLLDNAAFKSWGWRLPFVFSVVLVLVGLWVRSSMAESREFVEKVEKGHRQLRMPVMEALTRHPKAFLLIVALRLAELFSMYIVTAFALSYSTTNLGMPREFFLNVSLLVGAVSCVTIPCFAWLADRFGLRRIYMIGALIGLACAVPFFLAMEARSVVWITVFAVLLANMAHDMVVSVQQPLFTELFGAEYRYSGAGVGYQFASVVGGGFTPFIAVALVSFAGGSWHLVAAYLCAGCAISLIVAAFMKKA is encoded by the coding sequence ATGCATTCAGCTGTCGATTCATCGCGCCTCGCCTACGGGGACACCACGCGCAGCGAAGCCCGGCGTGCGGCGCTCGGCAGCTTTGTCGGCGCGGTGGTGGACTGGTACGACTTCCTGCTGTACGGCATCGTCGCGGCGCTCGTGTTCAACAGCGCCTTCTTTCCGAACGTGAGCCCCACGATGGGCACGCTCGCGGCCTTCGCGACGTTCGGCGTCGGCTTCCTGTTCCGGCCGCTCGGCGGCATCGTATTCGGCCACTTCGGCGACCGCCTCGGCCGCAAACGCATGCTCGTGCTCACGGTCATGATGATGGGCCTCTCCACCATGTTGATCGGCTTCTTGCCTACCTTCGCGAGCATCGGCTGGTGGGCGCCCGTGCTGCTCGTCACGCTGCGCGCCATTCAGGGCTTCGCGGTGGGCGGCGAGTGGGGCGGGGCGGCGCTGATGGCCGTGGAATCCGCGCCCGCGAAGAAGAAGGCGTTCTACAGCAGCGGCGTGCAGGTGGGCTACGGCGTCGGGCTCGTTCTGGCTACCGGCTTCGTTTCGCTGCTCAGCCATTTGCTCGACAATGCGGCGTTCAAGTCGTGGGGCTGGCGCCTGCCGTTCGTGTTCAGCGTGGTGCTCGTGCTGGTGGGCTTGTGGGTGCGCTCCAGCATGGCGGAGTCGCGGGAGTTCGTGGAGAAGGTCGAGAAGGGCCACCGCCAGTTGCGCATGCCCGTGATGGAGGCGTTGACCCGGCATCCGAAGGCGTTTCTGCTGATCGTTGCGCTGCGTCTTGCCGAGCTCTTCTCGATGTACATCGTGACGGCGTTCGCGCTCAGCTACTCCACGACGAACCTCGGTATGCCGCGCGAGTTCTTTCTCAACGTGAGCCTGCTCGTGGGCGCCGTGAGCTGCGTGACGATTCCGTGCTTCGCGTGGCTCGCGGACCGCTTCGGCCTGCGCCGCATCTACATGATCGGTGCGCTGATCGGCCTGGCGTGTGCGGTGCCGTTCTTTCTGGCCATGGAGGCGCGCTCCGTGGTCTGGATCACCGTCTTCGCCGTGCTGCTCGCCAACATGGCACACGACATGGTGGTGAGCGTGCAACAGCCGCTCTTTACCGAGCTGTTCGGCGCCGAGTACCGCTACAGCGGCGCGGGCGTGGGCTACCAGTTCGCGAGCGTGGTGGGCGGCGGCTTCACGCCGTTCATCGCGGTCGCGCTGGTGAGCTTTGCCGGCGGTTCGTGGCATCTCGTGGCCGCCTATCTCTGTGCCGGCTGTGCGATCTCGCTGATCGTCGCCGCTTTCATGAAAAAGGCGTGA
- a CDS encoding amino acid ABC transporter permease, with protein sequence MSYQWLTLWGYVPEFVRAAWLTLQVTLLAFCLALALGLVTALAAGARARVLRFAASAYIEAIRNTPVLLQIFIVFFGLPSLGVNLDAYTAGVIALGVNVGAYMAEVFRAGIQSVPRGQIEAAGILGLARTQIFVEVVLPQAARAVYPAIVNNLIQLLLGTSLLSAIALPELTGTATVINSRTLLYIQTFSVTLVAYLVLSNALSWIAERIGAHLFHPPLVAPRRARRVLPLLRESNRTRAG encoded by the coding sequence ATGAGTTACCAATGGCTGACGCTATGGGGCTACGTGCCCGAGTTCGTGCGGGCCGCATGGCTCACGCTGCAGGTGACGCTGCTCGCCTTCTGTCTTGCTTTGGCGTTGGGCCTCGTCACTGCGCTGGCGGCCGGTGCGCGTGCACGCGTGCTGCGTTTTGCCGCGAGTGCCTATATCGAGGCGATCCGCAATACGCCGGTGTTGTTGCAGATCTTCATCGTGTTCTTCGGCCTGCCGTCGCTCGGCGTGAATCTCGATGCCTATACGGCGGGCGTGATCGCGCTGGGCGTGAACGTCGGTGCCTATATGGCCGAGGTATTTCGCGCCGGCATTCAGTCCGTGCCGCGCGGGCAGATCGAGGCCGCCGGCATTCTCGGGCTCGCGCGCACGCAGATTTTCGTGGAAGTCGTGCTGCCTCAAGCGGCGCGCGCCGTGTATCCCGCTATCGTCAACAACCTGATCCAGCTCTTGCTGGGCACGTCGTTGCTCTCGGCCATCGCATTGCCCGAACTCACGGGCACGGCAACCGTCATCAACTCGCGCACGCTGCTTTACATCCAGACGTTTTCGGTAACGCTGGTGGCGTATCTCGTGCTCAGCAACGCGCTTTCGTGGATTGCGGAGCGCATCGGCGCCCATCTGTTCCATCCGCCGCTCGTGGCTCCCCGTCGCGCGCGCCGCGTGCTGCCGCTGCTGCGCGAGTCGAACCGCACCCGAGCGGGCTAA
- a CDS encoding amino acid ABC transporter ATP-binding protein, which translates to MTTATASKPVINLTGVSKSFGATQVLKDVNLDVRPGEVLVLIGASGSGKSTVLRIMSGLETADAGEVWVNEVPLHDARRAKEIRGHVGMVFQQFNLFPHKTALGNVTLALIKARGMNREEANRRGMEALDRVGLADRAGHYPSQLSGGQQQRVAIARALAVEPGIMFFDEATSALDPELVGEVTDVMRGLARDGMTMVVVTHEMGFARKTADRVVFMDKGVIAEQGAPEQIFVNPQNERTRQFLHRVLDH; encoded by the coding sequence ATGACCACCGCGACTGCATCGAAACCTGTCATCAATCTCACGGGCGTCAGCAAGTCGTTCGGCGCGACGCAGGTGCTCAAGGACGTGAATCTCGACGTGCGGCCCGGCGAGGTGCTCGTGCTCATCGGCGCGTCGGGTTCGGGCAAGAGCACGGTGTTGCGCATCATGAGCGGCCTCGAAACCGCGGATGCCGGCGAAGTCTGGGTCAATGAAGTGCCGCTGCACGACGCGCGCCGCGCGAAGGAAATTCGCGGGCACGTGGGCATGGTGTTTCAGCAGTTCAACCTGTTTCCGCACAAGACGGCGCTCGGCAACGTGACGCTCGCGCTCATCAAGGCGCGCGGCATGAATCGCGAAGAGGCGAACCGGCGCGGCATGGAAGCGCTGGACCGCGTGGGCCTCGCGGACCGCGCGGGACACTATCCGAGCCAGCTTTCGGGCGGGCAGCAGCAACGCGTGGCGATTGCGCGCGCGCTCGCGGTGGAGCCCGGCATCATGTTCTTCGACGAAGCCACCTCTGCGCTGGACCCGGAACTGGTGGGCGAAGTGACCGACGTCATGCGCGGCCTCGCGCGCGACGGCATGACGATGGTCGTGGTCACCCACGAAATGGGCTTTGCGCGCAAGACCGCGGACCGCGTGGTGTTCATGGACAAGGGGGTGATCGCGGAGCAGGGCGCACCCGAGCAGATTTTCGTGAACCCGCAGAACGAACGTACGCGGCAGTTTCTGCACCGCGTGCTGGACCACTGA
- a CDS encoding LysR family transcriptional regulator, with protein MDLKQLEHFVAVAEERHFTRASQRVNVVQSGLSASIRALEEDLGGPLFVRSTRRVALTAAGEVLLEEARRVLAAAREARNAVTQVHGLARGRLSIGAIHGLAPFIDLPASLGRFRAAFSGIDIELTLDGSRTLIDDVREGRMDIAFTQPALPIPDDLGQRMFACEGMVVVCAARHRLAGAHGMRLSDLAGETFADLRPEWSMRRLVDRTFAAAGMHRHIGFEVNDIPMLLDLAAEGLAIAMAPESVAAARMRETRGAPIATATLNEADEPCWELAAVFKGKAGEPATPVARAFLDMLGLPEVPA; from the coding sequence GTGGACCTGAAGCAGCTGGAGCACTTCGTTGCCGTGGCCGAGGAGCGGCATTTCACGCGCGCGTCCCAACGGGTGAACGTGGTGCAGTCCGGCCTTTCAGCTTCCATTCGTGCGCTGGAAGAAGACCTGGGTGGTCCGCTCTTCGTGCGCAGCACGCGCCGTGTTGCACTCACGGCTGCGGGCGAAGTCCTGCTCGAAGAAGCACGTCGCGTGCTCGCGGCCGCACGCGAGGCGCGCAATGCAGTCACGCAGGTGCATGGGCTCGCGCGTGGGCGGCTCAGCATCGGCGCCATTCATGGTCTTGCCCCTTTCATCGATTTGCCCGCATCGCTGGGCCGTTTTCGCGCGGCCTTCAGCGGCATCGACATCGAGCTGACGCTCGACGGCTCCCGCACATTGATCGACGACGTTCGCGAGGGCCGCATGGACATCGCGTTCACGCAACCCGCCCTGCCGATTCCCGACGATCTCGGTCAGCGCATGTTCGCGTGCGAGGGCATGGTCGTGGTGTGCGCGGCGCGCCATCGCCTCGCCGGTGCGCATGGAATGCGTTTGTCCGATCTGGCCGGAGAGACCTTCGCAGACCTGCGTCCCGAATGGAGCATGCGCCGGCTCGTGGACCGCACCTTCGCGGCCGCAGGAATGCATCGGCACATCGGTTTCGAGGTCAACGACATTCCCATGCTGCTGGATCTCGCGGCCGAGGGGCTCGCTATTGCGATGGCGCCCGAGTCCGTTGCCGCGGCGCGAATGCGCGAGACGCGTGGCGCGCCCATTGCCACGGCAACGCTCAACGAAGCCGACGAGCCGTGCTGGGAGCTTGCGGCCGTGTTCAAGGGCAAAGCGGGCGAACCGGCCACGCCTGTGGCGCGCGCTTTTCTCGACATGCTCGGGTTGCCCGAGGTGCCTGCTTAA
- a CDS encoding IclR family transcriptional regulator: MAEKDEGISTPATSRARGVERIIDIFRQLHAARRPMTMRELIVATGAPRSSIYELVAIFSEAGWLETSGDGSVFFGREMHYFGADYAAHNDLISRAHQSILSLVRKHDETAQLCTLEGNKYTVMLSESSSRPFNISSDIGVKVPIPWTATGRLLLGHLNVNEIRALIPDEDFVLENGTRIAFDDFLRDVQYADAQGYCCTEGLSHTFRLCMAAPIRDRSGVAVAALCFMTSRDTDPKKRELMLDDLIKSAKALSEPYSRL, from the coding sequence ATGGCCGAGAAAGACGAAGGAATTTCCACGCCCGCGACGTCGCGGGCAAGAGGCGTGGAACGCATCATCGACATCTTCAGGCAACTGCACGCTGCCCGGCGACCGATGACCATGCGCGAGCTGATCGTGGCAACCGGTGCGCCGCGTTCGAGCATCTACGAACTTGTGGCCATTTTTTCCGAGGCCGGCTGGCTCGAAACGAGCGGCGATGGCAGCGTGTTCTTCGGCCGCGAGATGCATTATTTCGGGGCCGACTACGCCGCGCACAACGACCTGATCAGCCGCGCGCATCAGTCCATTTTGTCGCTGGTGCGCAAGCACGATGAAACGGCGCAGCTCTGCACGCTGGAAGGCAACAAGTACACGGTGATGCTTTCCGAGAGCAGTTCGCGGCCGTTCAACATCAGCTCCGACATCGGCGTGAAGGTGCCCATTCCGTGGACCGCGACGGGCCGTCTGCTGCTTGGTCACCTGAACGTGAACGAGATTCGCGCGCTGATTCCAGACGAAGACTTCGTGCTGGAAAACGGCACACGTATCGCGTTCGACGACTTCCTGCGCGACGTACAGTACGCCGACGCGCAGGGATATTGCTGCACGGAAGGCCTCTCGCATACGTTCCGGCTCTGCATGGCCGCGCCGATTCGCGACCGCTCGGGCGTCGCCGTTGCAGCGCTTTGCTTCATGACGAGCCGCGACACCGACCCGAAGAAGCGCGAACTGATGCTCGACGATCTGATCAAATCGGCAAAAGCGCTATCGGAGCCTTACTCACGGCTGTAG
- a CDS encoding IclR family transcriptional regulator domain-containing protein, which yields MSKTPLARRDWIAGLEKGLAILEAFDDAHPRMTPTQAAERTGLTRTAARRYLLTLEHLGYLYTDGKLFGLTPRVLRVGWSYFDSARLPRMVQPYLQQLSAAIGEGVYVSVLDEWELVFIARNSPSRVMTTGFVLGARVPAPLTSPGVVLLAFEPDEHAVVDWLNSTPLRPFTPHTITDPAKLLTSIRRARAKGYAIIEQQLQVGVRGIAIPLKNRHGQVVAALSTNMPIGDETADASLKRVLPHMQETALAMLNVL from the coding sequence ATGAGCAAGACACCGCTGGCAAGGCGCGACTGGATCGCGGGTCTCGAAAAGGGCCTCGCGATCCTGGAAGCCTTCGACGACGCCCATCCCCGCATGACCCCCACGCAGGCCGCCGAGCGTACGGGCCTGACCCGCACCGCCGCGCGCCGCTATCTGCTCACGCTCGAGCATCTCGGGTATCTCTATACCGACGGCAAGCTCTTCGGACTCACGCCGCGCGTGCTGCGCGTCGGCTGGTCGTATTTCGATTCGGCGCGCCTGCCGCGCATGGTGCAACCGTATCTGCAGCAGTTGAGCGCGGCGATTGGCGAAGGCGTGTACGTGAGCGTGCTGGACGAATGGGAGCTCGTGTTCATCGCGCGCAACAGCCCCTCGCGTGTGATGACCACGGGCTTCGTGCTGGGCGCGCGCGTGCCGGCACCGCTCACGTCGCCGGGCGTCGTGCTGCTCGCATTCGAGCCGGACGAGCACGCCGTGGTGGACTGGCTCAACTCGACGCCGCTGCGCCCCTTCACGCCGCACACCATCACCGACCCGGCGAAACTGCTGACCAGCATTCGCCGCGCCCGCGCGAAGGGCTACGCGATCATCGAGCAGCAGTTGCAGGTGGGGGTGAGAGGCATCGCCATTCCGCTGAAAAACCGGCACGGCCAGGTGGTGGCGGCACTGAGCACCAACATGCCGATAGGCGACGAGACGGCCGACGCGTCGCTCAAGCGCGTGCTGCCGCACATGCAGGAAACGGCGCTGGCGATGCTCAACGTGCTTTGA
- a CDS encoding transporter substrate-binding domain-containing protein, which produces MKHVRVSAKFAGLFVVAGLLALAGCTKVAGPGEGAAAAGGSALQGVLQRGTLRVGDCLTFAPFGFYNKDGQPDGYDVDLAKELAKEMGVKLEIVNTTSANRIPNLQTDKVDVVFCNFTRNLERAKEIAFTTPYVVASEALLVKKSSGIKSVKDMSGRTIATVKGSTNGDEVRALNIPVKIQEYDSSQAAILAVKQGQADAMIEDNNFLAYQAKLDPDLAVTDEALVPLEYNAFGVKAGDQQWLNYLNLFLFNINASKLNAQLYKKWFGVDPRYPLNPQF; this is translated from the coding sequence ATGAAACACGTCAGAGTGAGCGCGAAGTTCGCCGGTTTGTTCGTCGTTGCGGGTCTGCTCGCGCTGGCAGGCTGCACGAAGGTGGCCGGTCCGGGCGAAGGCGCGGCCGCGGCGGGCGGCTCGGCATTGCAGGGCGTCTTGCAGCGCGGCACGCTGCGCGTGGGCGATTGCCTCACGTTCGCGCCGTTCGGCTTCTACAACAAGGACGGACAGCCCGACGGCTACGACGTCGACCTCGCTAAGGAACTGGCGAAGGAAATGGGCGTGAAGCTCGAGATCGTGAACACGACGAGCGCGAACCGCATTCCGAATCTACAGACCGACAAGGTCGACGTGGTCTTCTGCAATTTCACGCGCAACCTGGAGCGCGCGAAGGAGATCGCGTTCACCACCCCCTACGTGGTGGCAAGCGAAGCATTGCTCGTGAAGAAGAGCAGCGGCATCAAGTCGGTGAAGGACATGTCGGGCCGAACGATCGCCACTGTGAAGGGTTCGACGAACGGCGACGAAGTGCGCGCGCTCAACATCCCCGTCAAGATCCAGGAGTACGACAGCTCGCAGGCGGCCATTCTCGCCGTGAAGCAGGGCCAGGCCGATGCGATGATCGAAGACAACAACTTCCTCGCGTATCAGGCGAAGCTCGACCCGGACCTCGCAGTCACCGACGAAGCTCTCGTGCCGCTCGAATACAACGCGTTCGGTGTGAAGGCGGGCGACCAGCAGTGGCTCAACTACCTGAACCTGTTCCTCTTCAACATCAATGCGTCGAAGCTCAATGCGCAGTTGTACAAGAAGTGGTTCGGCGTCGATCCGCGCTATCCGCTCAATCCGCAGTTCTGA
- a CDS encoding amino acid ABC transporter permease, with translation MSADLLTSSLSILLQGLFMTLALSAASIAGGTAIGLVAAVLRAFGPWGTARVAKLYVELFRGTPILITLMFIYFGVSYFGYAIDVFAAGVVGLSIYQGAYIAEVFRSGIEAVPRSQWEVSQILGLTKTQAFFSVVLPQTGKIVLPPLVGQYLSLIKDTSIVSMIGMSELMHGGQAIVDRIGQPVQIYGLVAVLYFVVCFPLSQWVRRHDRRRLPS, from the coding sequence ATGTCAGCCGATCTGTTGACGTCCAGCCTTTCGATCCTGCTGCAAGGCCTCTTCATGACGCTCGCGCTTTCGGCCGCATCCATTGCGGGCGGAACGGCGATCGGGCTCGTCGCGGCCGTGTTGCGCGCGTTCGGCCCGTGGGGCACCGCGCGCGTCGCGAAGCTTTACGTCGAACTCTTTCGCGGCACGCCGATACTCATCACGCTCATGTTCATCTACTTCGGCGTGTCGTACTTCGGCTATGCCATCGACGTATTCGCAGCCGGCGTGGTGGGCCTGAGCATCTATCAGGGAGCCTACATTGCCGAGGTGTTTCGCTCGGGCATCGAAGCCGTGCCGCGAAGTCAGTGGGAGGTCTCGCAGATTCTCGGACTCACGAAGACGCAGGCGTTCTTCTCCGTGGTGCTGCCACAGACAGGCAAGATCGTGCTGCCGCCGCTCGTGGGCCAATATCTTTCGCTCATCAAGGACACGTCGATCGTCAGCATGATCGGCATGTCGGAACTCATGCACGGTGGGCAGGCCATCGTGGATCGCATCGGCCAGCCCGTGCAGATCTATGGCCTTGTCGCCGTGCTCTATTTCGTTGTCTGCTTCCCGCTCTCGCAGTGGGTGCGTCGCCACGATCGAAGGAGGCTGCCGTCATGA